TGGGGCCTATAATGGGGCCACGTCCAGCCTCGTCTATTCCTAACAGTTTGCCTTTAGACCTAGGCAACACTACATCATCCCTCGAGTAAGCTACAATATCTCGGCGTATGGACGTGTCACGCATCACACTCATAGCCATAAGCTACACCGTATGCTATGCATGCAGCCTCCTCCGGATCTACAAGCTCTAGACCTGCTAGCCCGTAGCCTAGCCCTTTGAGTAGCTCCTCTAGGGGTTTCTCTACGCTTCTAGCCTCCGGCCAACATTCATCATCGCGCAACAAGAGTCTACAGCCAAGGTACACCTTAGCCTTAGATTCACTGCCCGTATCCACAGCGATAGTCTTAACCGCTCCAGCCTTCATGTAGTCTAGCTTACGGGCTACTTCGACTATAGCCCGACACAGGGAACGTCTGGGCTCATTCCTCCTGGAGCCTATATACTCGTACACCTCTCTGATGCATTCATCTCCAATGCTGAGCTGAAGTACAATATCTATACTATGCTCTAGGAGCGATGAACGATATGCATCCCCACCCGTAAACGCTGCCTCTAAATGTTTCTCTACCTCTTCCCGTAGATCGATACCTGCTTCAGCCAGCTTTGCTATATGTACTAGTGACCTTAGGTGGAGTGGGCTCTGTAGCTCGTTAGCTACCCTTATTATACTGTTCCAGCTCCACGAACCCTTGACTATTCTGTAGGCCTCCCTGAGCAACTTCTCTCCACCATAACCCTCTACAAGCACGTTAAAACTCTCAGCATACTTCTTTATCCAGCCTATTATGCCTAGTAACGAGAAGAGTGTTGGAGAGTCGTTCGGGAGAAGCGGATAAATCTCGACAAGCTGTATTCCTAGACTCCTATACGCTTCTTTACGCTCTATCGAGTCAACAATGGCTGCGACAATTAGGACTATATCATATCTTGCTGCTCTACGAGACGTTTTGCCCTCTAGTGGGCGGAAAACCACCGGCAATGTCTTCAGCCACATCCTCTCCCTGTCTATTCAGAAATGTAGCCGGTGGAGGCTCAGCCTAGTATGCGGTCTGCATCCCTGCTAGCCCCCGGCAGGCGAGGGTCTAGAGGCTACGCTCCCGGATTCCACATCATAGCCTCCATTGCTCTCCGGTATATTCGCCAAGGGTTATTCTATGCTCTTATGCTTTTGCTCTCCCCCGCCTTGGCTCCCGCTACTGGCTTCCTTTAGGAGGCGTTGCCCGAACCTCTCGAGCAGTATGGGAAAGACTGTCCCGACGATATCCTCTAGTGTTATCACGCCATGGTACCGATACATAGCATCAACTACTATAACGTAGTCAGTTCCATATATTATCATTTGCTCTAATGCTCTAGCTACACACTCGCCAACTCTAACCATCGGTGCCTGGGAGAGCGAGACCTCTGCTACAGGCTCACTCGAGCGCAACGCATAGCGCAAGTCTAGGCCAGCATACCCTGGATCTAGGACTCCGACGACTCGTCCTGTCTCATCGACTATCGGGACTATGTGCTGTTTATTCGCTACCATACGGCGAACCACGACGCGAAGCGGCTCACTCCAGTTAGCAGTCACATACTTCTTGCTAGCAAGCTTCTCAACACGTATGCATATGTTTTGCTCACGTATCATTTGTAGTAGGGACTCGGCCGTGAATAGGCTTGGCGGTATAGACTGGGGTAGCTGAGACTCGACAATACTTATGCCTCTCGTCGCGAGCGAGGCCGTGAGCGAAGTCATAAGCGCCGGCACAATTAGTGCCGGCGTACCACCTACTTCCGCCACCATGAATGCGAGGCCTATAGGGACCTTTGACGCTGCACCAAACAAGGCAGCCATACCAAGGTAGGCATATAGTGCAGGCTCTACACCGGTATAACCAGCCACGAGCAGCCCAAACAACTCGCCTATCATGGCTCCCGCAAAGAGGCCTGGTGCCAGTAGTCCACCGCTGCCGCCGCTGCCAACAGTTAAGGCCGTAGCTGTTATCTTGAGTATGGCTAGCAGCAACAGAGCTGTGATCATATCTACGTCCAGGCTTATGAATGATGTGCTGGTAGCGCCTGGTTTTTGCTCCTGGAAGAATTTCAGCATTTCCGCGAGGAGTTCCTCACCTGTGCCAAGTATATGCGGCACGAATACACCTATGATACCAACAATTATTGCACCTATGACTGGTCTTAGGCGAGTGTCTATGCCCTTCTTCTCTGTTAGCTCGATAAACCCCTCCTTTACCTTATAGAACGTGTAGACGTAGAGATATGCAAATGGCGCTATAAATACTCCTAGCAGAATGTAGGAAGCCATCGCGTCGAAACCGTAGACGTTCAGTACATCACCTACATCTATTGATGGAAGCTTGTAGCCTGGACCCAGTATATGGAGTGAGAAACTGTAGGCTATTACCGATGCGAATAGGGCCGGTATTAGCGCGCTTGTCTCCATGTCTCTCTCGTAGAGGACCTCTATAGCGAATATTGCGGCACCTACTGGGCTCTGGAATATAAAGGAGAGGGCACCGGCCACACCGGCTATCAGTGCTATTTTCCTTTCCTCGACACTGAGCCGGAGCACATTAGCTATGAATGAGCCTGCAGCACCACCTATCTGTACTGCCGGGCCTTCGGGGCCACCGCTTCCTCCTCCACCGAGTAGTAGCGCTGATGCAACTGCCTTTACTACTGCTACTCTAGGCCTTACATGCCCGGCTTCATGATGGTAAGCGTTTACTATAGCATCTGTGCCACTTCCCTCCGCCTCCGGCGCCCAACGATAGACTATAGTACTCGCTATAGCTGCACCTACGACTACCGTGAGTGGTATTAGAAGTCTATTATGACCTTCGAGCGCTATTATGGAGTAGTCCGATATGTGGAAGAGTATAGATGAGACATCAAGACCGTGTAGGTAGGCTGCGACGGCAATTACAAGCCTAAGCATTACGTAGAAGATGCCTATTGCAAGCGAGGAGACAACAGCAGTAACTGTACTTATGAATAGCCAGCGCTCTACGTAGCCCAAGCGTTCATTTATCGACACGACAATTCTGGCGAGCTTTTCTGGTATCTTTAAGCTAGGCCTCATTATTTTCTACCCTTTCTGTTACGCCCTAGCCTAGAGACCTCGCCCCTCATCCAGGTGTGCCGCTGAGTTGAATAAGAGGAGTATCCCTGGTACGCACATCCCCCTGGGAATCGGAGTCCTTTGGGGGGTGACGTAGAGCCGTGTCAGCTACACCCATAGTCGATATAGCTAAGCTAGCCGGAACAGGTATTGAGGAGGCCCGCAAGACGATCGAGGCAGAGAGGTTCTACATCCGCGTTTACGCGTTACCAAGGCCTAGACTACGCATAAGAAGCCCCAAGAAGAGGATAATAGACGTTGACGAGGGCAAGCTTGCACGGCTAGAGTATGCACTCATAAGGTCGATACTAGAAGCTGCTTCTAAGGGCTCTAAGCCGAGCTTCAAAGACTTCGCGGAGCTCGCAGGCGACTACAAGGCCGCAGCTGCATACATAGCAGCTCTTTGGCGTGCCGGTCTAGTAGAGTTCGATGACGCCAGCAAAGCCGCCGAGATATATGCTGCGGCAGTTTCGCTAAGCCAGAAGGGCTACGAGAGAAAGATAGCACGCGCACTAGACGCCACATTCACCATAAAGACTGACAAACTTGCAGAGCTTCCTGCAGACCAGCTACTCTGCATCCGCCGCGAGGGCAAGATCTACTGCCGCTACATCGTATCTAACACAGCACGAAGCCAGGCCAAAGCGCAAGTACGTGCACTCAGCGACACACTTGCCAGCTAACATCACCCTTTAGGCTAAAGCTGCTTTCAACAAATCTACAACCTTCCCGGTTTTGA
The window above is part of the Pyrodictium delaneyi genome. Proteins encoded here:
- a CDS encoding chloride channel protein, yielding MRPSLKIPEKLARIVVSINERLGYVERWLFISTVTAVVSSLAIGIFYVMLRLVIAVAAYLHGLDVSSILFHISDYSIIALEGHNRLLIPLTVVVGAAIASTIVYRWAPEAEGSGTDAIVNAYHHEAGHVRPRVAVVKAVASALLLGGGGSGGPEGPAVQIGGAAGSFIANVLRLSVEERKIALIAGVAGALSFIFQSPVGAAIFAIEVLYERDMETSALIPALFASVIAYSFSLHILGPGYKLPSIDVGDVLNVYGFDAMASYILLGVFIAPFAYLYVYTFYKVKEGFIELTEKKGIDTRLRPVIGAIIVGIIGVFVPHILGTGEELLAEMLKFFQEQKPGATSTSFISLDVDMITALLLLAILKITATALTVGSGGSGGLLAPGLFAGAMIGELFGLLVAGYTGVEPALYAYLGMAALFGAASKVPIGLAFMVAEVGGTPALIVPALMTSLTASLATRGISIVESQLPQSIPPSLFTAESLLQMIREQNICIRVEKLASKKYVTANWSEPLRVVVRRMVANKQHIVPIVDETGRVVGVLDPGYAGLDLRYALRSSEPVAEVSLSQAPMVRVGECVARALEQMIIYGTDYVIVVDAMYRYHGVITLEDIVGTVFPILLERFGQRLLKEASSGSQGGGEQKHKSIE